The Erigeron canadensis isolate Cc75 chromosome 4, C_canadensis_v1, whole genome shotgun sequence genome window below encodes:
- the LOC122597151 gene encoding CBL-interacting serine/threonine-protein kinase 20 has translation MEKKKGNILMNRYELGRLLGHGTFAKVYHARNLKTNKSVAVKVIEKEKVMQNGLIDQIKREISVMRLVRHPNVVQLYEVMASKSKIYFAMEYVKGGELFNKVAKGRLKEEVARKYFQQLVAAVDFCHSRGVYHRDLKPENLLLDESGDLKVSDFGLSALVDSKRNDGLLHTTCGTPAYVAPEVIHKKGYDGENADIWSCGVILFVLLAGYLPFSDPNLMGMYRKISKGDFKCPHWFSPEVKKLLSRILDPNPKTRVTLAKIMENPWFQKGFKKIETHYIPRSVLDDENVFNFTESPKGSSNDLKGLEEKALRKSSSMSTLKPTSMNAFDIISLSQGFNLSGLFENDNVPTKKPESRFSTKKSASTIMSKLEEVASTERFQMMQMPDGTVRMQGNKEGRKGQLAIDAEIFEVAPSVHMVEVKKLAGDTMEYETFCDQGLKPTLKDIVWTWHGDEQATSTNPTNHS, from the coding sequence ATGGAAAAGAAGAAGGGAAACATTTTGATGAATCGATACGAGCTAGGAAGGTTGCTTGGCCATGGCACATTTGCAAAGGTGTACCATGCTCGAAacctaaaaacaaataaaagtgtCGCGGTGAAGGTGATTGAGAAAGAGAAGGTGATGCAGAACGGGTTGATTGACCAAATTAAACGAGAAATATCCGTGATGAGGCTTGTTAGGCATCCGAATGTGGTTCAACTCTATGAAGTTATGGCTAGCAAGAGTAAGATTTATTTTGCCATGGAATATGTAAAAGGCGGTGAGCTTTTCAATAAAGTCGCGAAAGGGAGGTTAAAAGAGGAAGTCGCTAGAAAGTATTTCCAACAATTAGTTGCCGCTGTTGATTTTTGCCATAGCCGTGGCGTCTACCATCGTGATCTCAAGCCAGAAAATCTCCTCTTAGATGAATCTGGAGACCTTAAAGTCTCGGATTTTGGATTAAGCGCTTTGGTTGATTCTAAAAGGAATGATGGTCTTCTGCATACAACGTGTGGAACACCGGCTTATGTTGCACCAGAGGTTATTCACAAGAAAGGTTATGATGGCGAAAATGCAGATATTTGGTCATGTGGGGTTATCTTGTTTGTTTTGCTTGCAGGCTATCTTCCATTTAGTGATCCTAATTTGATGGGAATGTATAGGAAAATTAGTAAAGGTGACTTCAAATGCCCACATTGGTTCTCTCCTGAAGTCAAGAAATTGCTTTCAAGAATTCTTGATCCCAACCCAAAAACAAGGGTGACATTAGCTAAAATCATGGAAAATCCTTGGTTTCAAAAGGGATTCAAGAAGATCGAGACACACTATATACCACGAAGCGTTCttgatgatgaaaatgtgttCAACTTTACCGAAAGCCCAAAGGGTAGTAGTAATGATCTTAAAGGACTTGAAGAGAAAGCATTGAGAAAAAGTTCTTCCATGAGTACTTTGAAACCAACGAGTATGAACGCATTCGATATCATTTCACTTTCTCAAGGGTTCAATCTTTCTGGTTTATTCGAAAATGATAATGTTCCAACTAAGAAACCTGAATCTCGTTTCTCGACCAAAAAGTCAGCATCGACAATCATGTCGAAACTTGAAGAAGTCGCATCGACTGAGCGGTTTCAGATGATGCAAATGCCAGATGGAACCGTAAGGATGCAAGGGAATAAAGAAGGGAGAAAAGGGCAGTTAGCCATAGATGCGGAAATTTTCGAGGTAGCACCCTCCGTACACATGGTTGAAGTAAAGAAATTGGCTGGTGATACCATGGAATATGAAACTTTTTGTGATCAAGGATTGAAACCTACTTTAAAAGACATAGTTTGGACATGGCATGGTGATGAACAAGCCACATCAACAAATCCCACAAACCATTCATGA